Proteins from a genomic interval of Papaver somniferum cultivar HN1 chromosome 4, ASM357369v1, whole genome shotgun sequence:
- the LOC113274829 gene encoding ATPase ASNA1 homolog gives MASEHEGSIANILEQDTLKWVFVGGKGGVGKTTCSSIISIQLARVRSSVLIISTDPAHNLSDAFQQRFTKTPTLVNGFTNLFAMEVDPNVENDDLPNGEGMDSFVSELANAIPGIDEAMSFAEMLKLVQTMDYSVIVFDTAPTGHTLRLLQFPSTLEKGLGKLMSLKNKFGGLISQMSTLFGVGDEFGEEAILGKLEGMKDVIEQVNKQFKNPDLTTFICVCIPEFLSLYETERLVQELTKFEIDTHNIIINQVLFDEEGVESKLLKARMRMQQKYLDQFYMLYDDFNITKLPLLQEEVCGVQALKDFSHHFITPYQPAITKGTVEGVEKRIVILKQQLEEAEADLEKLKKGK, from the exons ATGGCGAGTGAGCACGAAGGATCAATTGCGAACATATTAGAACAAGATACATTAAAATGGGTATTCGTTGGAGGAAAAGGAGGTGTTGGTAAAACAACATGTAGTTCAATAATATCAATACAATTAGCTCGAGTTAGATCTTCTGTTCTAATTATCTCAACTGATCCTGCTCATAATCTCAGTGATGCTTTTCAACAGAGATTTACTAAAACTCCTACTCTAGTCAATGGATTCACAAATCTCTTTGCCATG GAAGTCGATCCTAATGTAGAGAATGATGATTTGCCGAATGGGGAAGGAATGGATAGCTTTGTATCAGAGCTTGCAAATGCAATCCCTGGAATTGATGAAGCTATGAGTTTTGCAGAGATGCTCAA GTTAGTTCAAACAATGGATTACTCTGTGATAGTATTTGATACAGCACCAACTGGCCATACTCTGCGGCTATTGCAGTTCCCATCAACATTAGAGAAGGGGCTGGGAAAACTTATGAGCTTGAAGAATAAGTTCGGTGGACTAATTAGTCAG ATGTCTACGCTTTTTGGTGTTGGTGATGAATTTGGTGAGGAAGCAATCTTAGGGAAACTCGAGGGTATGAAAGATGTAATTGAACAAGTGAATAAGCAGTTTAAGAATCCG GACTTAACAACGTTCATATGTGTTTGTATTCCTGAGTTCCTTTCCCTCTACGAGACAGAGAGGCTGGTCCAAGAACTCACTAAGTTTGAGATTGACACGCATAATATCATCATAAACCAAGTACTTTTCGATGAAGAAG GTGTTGAATCTAAGTTGCTAAAGGCACGTATGCGTATGCAACAAAAATATCTTGATCAGTTCTACATGTTGTATGATGACTTCAACATCACAAAATTGCCGTTGCTTCAGGAGGAG GTATGTGGAGTTCAAGCTCTGAAAGATTTTTCACATCATTTTATTACACCGTACCAGCCTGCCATCACTAAAGGGACAGTGGAAGGAGTGGAGAAGAGAATAGTCATACTAAAGCAGCAACTAGAAGAAGCTGAAGCAGATCTTGAGAAActgaaaaaaggaaaataa
- the LOC113273560 gene encoding uncharacterized protein LOC113273560 codes for MNHNRRRRFESVVYDTKNVYLHYDGEWPRQQPVCGFSFLDYMNGKEVYWPKYDVDTLNMLDLLHNVYEYIDGIDGHHCDFQYLESGFLCDVVDDKGLLKFWNESDQDVPNEVHLFMTHEGPLKVVPPGEPTWLIRLKTYWTISNKAYLMLQSKNVMHCS; via the exons ATGAATCATAACCGGAGACGAAgatt TGAAAGTGTTGTTTATGATACTAAAAATGTCTATTTACACTATGATGGAGAATGGCCTAGGCAACAACCTGTTTGTGGATTCAGTTTCCTTGATTATATGAATGGAAAGGAGGTGTATTGGCCTAAGTATGATGTAGACACTCTGAACATGCTGGATCTGTTGCACAATGTTTATGAGTATATTGATGGGATAGATGGCCATCATTGTGATTTTCAGTACTTGGAGAGTGGCTTTCTTTGTGATGTTGTGGATGATAAAGGTTTGCTGAAGTTTTGGAATGAATCAGATcaagatgttcctaatgaagtTCATTTGTTCATGACTCATGAGGGGCCCCTAAAAGTTGTGCCACCAGGTGAACCAACTTGGTTGATCAGATTAAAAACCTATTGGACAATATCCAACAAAGCCTATttaatgctgcaaagcaaaaacgTGATGCACTGTAGCTAA
- the LOC113272077 gene encoding uncharacterized protein LOC113272077 gives MFVPHLVDTEEKNRRRFIYGLNAVYQRHIVANHMIDTYVRPVECARELEQDFLAHKRDEEYLKKDNKVDRASKVSSGQHGSGKNQHTQNVTQKGDHPGKKRKGYWNQGNRGQKNGDNEGEVVAAEGETLAAKPINFYGFCYNCRERGHKASECTKEKVQTTDIREQPNTGVANRNVQPRGQGQLFVVQPSEMENATLGGTFFILGEPVSILFDTGATHSFISAKLVRMVNLSMKVCDIPLCVSTPTSSMVELSNKVDACPIMIGDVEHLPDLYVLEMVPYDTTSRSLFVEAFLSHNEGRLVDNESLHIASITLVSDFGDLFREVPVLPPSRQVEFCIEF, from the exons ATGTTTGTACCTCACTTGGTGGATACTGAAGAGAAAAACAGACGTAGATTTATTTATGGTCTGAATGCTGTGTATCAGAGGCATATTGTTGCAAATCATATGATTGACACATATGTTAGGCCTGTTGAATGTGCCAGAGAGCTTGAGCAAGATTTCTTAGCTCATAAGAGGGATGAGGAATACTTGAAGAAGGACAATAAGGTTGATCGTGCGTCAAAGGTTTCTTCAGGTCAACATGGAAGTGGTAAGAACCAGCATACCCAGAATGTCACTCAAAAAGGTGATCATCCAGGGAAGAAAAGAAAGGGGTATTGGAATCAAGGGAACCGTGGTCAGAAGAACGGTGATAATGAAGGGGAAGTAGTGGCAGCTGAGGGCGAGACTCTTGCTGCCAAACCAATTAACTTCTATGGGttttgctataactgtcgtgAAAGGGGGCACAAGGCATCAGAATGTACCAAAGAGAAAGTTCAGACAACAGATATACGTGAGCAACCAAACACTGGGGTTGCAAACCGTAATGTGCAGCCTCGTGGGCAGGGTCAACTCTTTGTTGTGCAACCTTCTGAGATGGAGAATGCTACTTTGGGAGGTACTTTCTTTATTTTAGGAGAGCCTGTTAGTATTTTATTTGATACCGGAGCTACTCATTCTTTTATTTCAGCTAAGTTAGTTCGCATGGTAAATCTTTCTATGAAAGTGTGTGATATTCCATTATGTGTTTCCACCCCTACTAGTAGTATGGTAGAGTTGAGTAACAAGGTCGATGCTTGTCCTATTATGATTGGTGACGTTGAGCACTTGCCGGATCTTTATGTGTTAGAGATGGTTCCTTACGAT ACTACATCTCGAAGTCTGTTTGTAGAAGCTTTCCTTAGCCATAATGAGGGTAGATTAGTAGATAATGAGTCTCTACATATTGCGAGTATAACTTTGGTGTCTGATTTTGGGGATTTGTTCCGAGAGGTTCCTGTATTACCTCCAAGTAGGCAAGTGGAGTTCTGCATCGAATTTTAA